A window of the Methyloprofundus sp. genome harbors these coding sequences:
- a CDS encoding L-ribulose-5-phosphate 4-epimerase has product MQETEGVIKYQLQHTLTLPDNSWNLTTINIWRTLIYQLELIGQQADRYLGYGYGNISQRFVNEQFIISGTQTGGFSKLSAENYCLVTKANLSHNSLHSTGPCQPSSEALTHASVYAQDSAIMCIIHAHSPDIWHATQALQLAYTAKEIAYGTPEMAQAVTQLFQFGKLDKQPIFTMLGHEDGVITFGKDFPDAAFAMINTLALARQLA; this is encoded by the coding sequence ATGCAAGAAACCGAAGGCGTTATTAAATACCAGTTACAACACACACTTACTCTACCTGACAACAGCTGGAATTTAACCACCATTAACATATGGCGTACTTTAATATATCAATTAGAGTTAATCGGTCAACAAGCTGATCGCTACCTCGGCTATGGTTACGGCAATATTAGCCAACGTTTTGTAAATGAACAATTTATTATCAGTGGTACCCAAACAGGCGGCTTTAGTAAATTAAGTGCTGAAAACTATTGTTTGGTGACCAAGGCAAACTTAAGCCATAACAGCTTACACTCCACAGGCCCTTGCCAACCCTCATCAGAAGCACTGACTCATGCCAGCGTTTATGCGCAAGATTCTGCAATCATGTGCATTATTCATGCGCATAGCCCTGATATTTGGCACGCTACCCAAGCCTTGCAATTAGCTTATACCGCAAAAGAAATTGCCTATGGCACCCCCGAAATGGCACAAGCAGTAACTCAGCTATTCCAATTTGGCAAACTGGATAAACAGCCAATCTTTACCATGCTAGGCCATGAAGATGGTGTGATTACTTTTGGTAAAGACTTCCCTGATGCAGCCTTTGCGATGATTAATACTTTAGCCTTGGCGCGCCAACTAGCTTAA
- a CDS encoding sulfite reductase (NADPH) flavoprotein alpha-component → MKIANNSQNTPFNEAQQAWLGGFFAGMHSHILQSAGSGDAANARKITILYGSQTGNSEAVALDAAQSAKAHGLNPSVLSMDEIEADGFAKLEYLLIITSTYGEGEMPDNAQMLWDAISTNDALDLSNMQYSVLALGDTSYDLFCKAGIDWDERLAKLGAKRLYERVDCDVDFDEAAESWVSNTIPLMADGATSITVDSSVTNAAAKYGRKNPFPGKLVANRLLSSESSSKEIRHYEISITGSELSYEAGDALNVIATNCPELVADIIKAIGCSGDEDEPVKGELMPLRDSLRDYFEIKLPSKELIDEIAKRSGDQELNNILQAKDKDKLADYLWGRDTLDLLLQFPAMQFSAAEFLALLKPLQHRAYSISSSGKANPETVHLTISSVRYNSHDRDHKGVCSTYLADIADADTPVRCFFSPNKVFRVPENNDLPMIMVGPGTGIAPFRAFLQEREFRQAKGVNWLFFGDRNAATDFIYRDEIEALQANGVLAKLDLAFSRDQEEKIYVQDRMREKGVELFALLEQGGYFYVCGDAYRMAKDVDKALHDVITTQGNLSEEQAAEYVNQMKKDKRYVRDVY, encoded by the coding sequence ATGAAAATAGCGAATAATTCTCAAAACACACCTTTCAATGAAGCACAACAAGCTTGGTTAGGTGGTTTTTTTGCAGGTATGCACTCTCATATTTTACAAAGTGCAGGTTCAGGCGATGCGGCTAACGCACGTAAAATCACCATTCTATATGGCTCGCAAACCGGTAATTCAGAAGCCGTTGCACTTGATGCAGCGCAATCGGCTAAAGCACATGGTTTAAACCCCAGTGTTTTAAGCATGGATGAAATTGAGGCTGATGGCTTTGCCAAGCTTGAATACTTACTGATCATCACCAGTACCTATGGTGAAGGCGAAATGCCAGATAACGCACAAATGCTATGGGATGCAATCAGTACAAATGATGCACTTGACCTTAGCAATATGCAGTATTCGGTACTTGCTTTAGGCGACACCAGCTATGATTTATTCTGTAAAGCCGGGATAGACTGGGATGAACGCTTAGCAAAATTAGGTGCTAAACGTTTATATGAACGCGTCGATTGTGATGTTGATTTTGATGAGGCTGCTGAAAGCTGGGTTAGCAATACTATTCCACTGATGGCTGATGGCGCAACCAGCATCACTGTTGATAGCAGCGTGACCAATGCTGCTGCAAAATATGGACGTAAAAACCCATTCCCAGGCAAATTAGTTGCCAACCGTTTATTAAGTAGCGAGAGCTCATCAAAAGAAATTCGTCATTATGAAATTTCTATTACCGGTTCAGAATTAAGCTACGAAGCGGGTGATGCCTTAAATGTTATCGCAACTAACTGCCCTGAACTGGTCGCAGATATTATTAAGGCAATTGGCTGCTCTGGTGATGAAGATGAACCAGTCAAAGGCGAGCTAATGCCTTTACGTGATTCATTGCGAGACTATTTTGAAATCAAATTACCCAGCAAAGAATTAATCGATGAAATTGCCAAACGCTCGGGTGATCAAGAGCTTAACAATATTCTACAAGCAAAAGACAAAGACAAGTTAGCTGATTATTTATGGGGGCGTGATACTTTAGACTTATTACTACAGTTCCCGGCAATGCAATTTTCAGCAGCAGAATTTCTAGCATTACTAAAGCCACTGCAACATAGAGCCTACTCTATTTCATCCAGTGGCAAAGCCAATCCTGAAACTGTGCATTTAACCATTAGTAGTGTTCGTTACAATAGTCATGATCGCGACCATAAAGGTGTATGCTCAACTTATCTTGCCGATATAGCCGATGCAGATACGCCGGTACGCTGCTTCTTCAGCCCGAACAAGGTATTTCGCGTCCCTGAAAATAACGATCTACCGATGATTATGGTTGGTCCTGGTACAGGTATCGCACCATTCCGCGCATTCTTGCAAGAACGTGAATTCAGACAAGCAAAAGGCGTTAACTGGTTATTTTTTGGTGATCGCAATGCAGCAACTGATTTTATTTATCGCGATGAAATTGAAGCACTGCAAGCTAATGGTGTTTTAGCTAAGTTAGACCTTGCCTTCTCTAGAGATCAAGAGGAAAAAATCTACGTACAAGACCGCATGCGTGAAAAAGGGGTTGAATTATTTGCCCTATTAGAGCAAGGTGGTTATTTCTATGTCTGTGGTGATGCTTATCGCATGGCAAAAGATGTTGATAAAGCACTGCATGATGTCATTACCACTCAAGGTAATTTATCTGAGGAACAAGCGGCGGAGTATGTTAATCAAATGAAAAAAGATAAGCGTTATGTTCGGGATGTTTATTAA
- a CDS encoding bile acid:Na+ symporter, BASS family — MNEILKIVLGISMLGFVAGSMITLGLGLTVAKIIAPFKNFRMIFVALIANFVLVPLFAYGIVDWLDASEGVRIGIILLSLGGGAPFIPVLVETARGNVGGSVGLMVLLLMVTVFFLPLVAPLLLPGTLVNSWDIAKSLVSIMLVPLVFALIVKALFANFAACMQPYMQKLTSISILMLIVAVLMLYTETVIASVSILPIIVMFFLGAMLIGFFTGGKSRNARITLAVGTGLRNPPVAILVASQNFSTEPMAAIVPLLVAIVGVLILFPLAILIRKKVA; from the coding sequence ATGAATGAAATTTTAAAAATAGTACTAGGTATTTCTATGCTTGGCTTTGTGGCGGGCAGCATGATAACACTCGGCTTAGGATTGACAGTGGCAAAAATTATTGCGCCATTTAAAAATTTTAGAATGATATTTGTCGCTTTGATTGCCAATTTTGTATTAGTGCCATTGTTTGCTTATGGCATCGTAGATTGGCTTGATGCTTCCGAAGGAGTGCGGATAGGTATCATATTGCTTTCTTTAGGTGGAGGGGCGCCCTTTATTCCAGTGCTGGTTGAAACGGCTAGAGGTAATGTTGGCGGTTCGGTAGGGCTGATGGTGCTATTATTAATGGTAACGGTTTTCTTTTTGCCGCTAGTTGCACCACTACTGCTGCCCGGAACGCTGGTTAATTCGTGGGATATTGCCAAGTCATTAGTCTCTATTATGTTGGTTCCGTTGGTGTTTGCACTGATTGTTAAGGCACTTTTCGCAAATTTTGCGGCATGTATGCAACCTTATATGCAAAAATTAACCAGTATTTCTATCTTGATGCTCATTGTTGCGGTGCTGATGCTTTATACTGAAACTGTCATTGCAAGTGTTAGTATTTTACCCATCATTGTTATGTTTTTTTTGGGAGCCATGTTGATTGGCTTTTTTACGGGCGGCAAAAGTAGGAATGCACGTATTACATTAGCTGTGGGTACTGGGTTGCGTAATCCTCCTGTCGCCATTTTAGTGGCTAGCCAAAATTTTTCAACAGAGCCAATGGCAGCAATTGTGCCATTATTAGTTGCGATAGTCGGGGTTTTGATTTTATTCCCGCTAGCCATTTTGATCAGAAAGAAAGTGGCTTAG
- a CDS encoding glutamate synthase (NADPH/NADH) large chain, with protein sequence MNKNSPLKNTDQMLYNPDASQDSCGVGFITHKQSKQTHDLLNKAHEALCTIPHRGGMSAEGIGDGAGVNIDLSLKFFRKVTENKDLELGQFGVANFFFPEDHSHYDSAAHDLVDNHLKEFNLPILKWRDIPVDNSVLNDASISAQLPIKQVIFGRPAALKNASHEEFEFFIQDVLLTIEEEGFTRHELDGFYPLSMSSRTQVYKGRLNSFEVIPYFTDLYDRDHEINTLFFHTRFSTNTAPATMMAQPFRYMAHNGELNTDKKNRLSEKAIARQHGKHLVFPLGQSDSSRLDQTLSRRIHEDKLDIVTAILAMMPPAWENDTTLSADVKAMLEYFSLYEEKNDGPAALIFNDGLRVGARLDRLGLRPLRSVETTDYIAVMSEAGQIDFPSQDVLKRGRIEAGGMIYFDHTTGEAYDSHQVMERLAKETDYHALLKARAIHLDELAAIELSSVDNQHAFNIDQQHTAYSLNQESFKFLLDPMLSTGLEKISAMGYGLAPNALSSAEGGMSRYFSQRFAQVTNPPLDSLRESDGMTLRVALGAKPNFSEGSSKQLVINSPIIQRTQLAQIRQQATVSTVTIDALYDIDTNDAEQNKKNLQQALTTVCQQVGQAASNNTGIIILSDINISAEQAAIPALLLISAANQHLVQEGLRFNSSLISETGQAVSAHDVATILGFGASAICPLSVHNRVLSEYSTDQQQAALDRYQKAVEKSLMKTMGKFGLCTAESYIGGEFFESNYIDTNEPALQVYFPNINSSVGGIRFADIAASAAEWHAKALSVTAESDIPFLGLFKERNEGAGHTFGNASVREYIHMTDEDILYINQEKSPEVSDNAYADFGYEKRSPEQIDSFGITPAYRNFTRILTEERDSRPAALRDVLSYPADISRAKETAEFDAILGKQNLQGNINFCIRGLAVTKHDAGFSIAFSDDNSKQRLENLAAHFKARFNDGSAELIVTDNTIEISFAAATSSTFASYLTHIKTAHNLISLSQVQPAHEITAVLATGAMSHGALLAEAHEAVAQGTNIAGALSNSGEGGEHSSRYNTLRSSKIKQFASGRFGVWAGYLADLNIEEIEIKIAQGAKPGEGGQLPAAKVSVEIAAARGGTPKVELISPPPHHDTYSIEDLGQLIHDAKAARVKVVVKLVSSEGIGTIAVGVAKAGADVINVAGNTGGTGAAAVTSLKNTGRSPEIGIAEVHQALAANGLRDKVVLRCSAAHQNGSDVVKSAILGADSFEFGTTALMMLRCVMAKNCNVRCPAGLTTIHEEFKGDPRVLAQYFMNLAHEVREILAALGYQSLLEIRGQTDLLHLMDHECMVGQMDFTKLLNYVPIIKVANPVYLEADFSIDDKIIEQFKTGFINGTQQQVIVEGSDFKLNNRHKTVGGQTALDIERTLAYELNEQQITDNSKIYINQHKRRYLAPDSLVVRTHGSAGQSYGAFNNDGMRLEHTGTCNDGVGKTACGGTIIIKSPGGGHKVPGENVLVGNFTLFGATGGKTFINGEAGDRFAVRNSGAMAVVEGVGDFACEYMTNGAVLNLGSFGKGFCNGMSGGNAYQYDPEDKLANLYDASSVEIRELTEDSDTARAHEQFVLYMLEQHAEYAESSVAQKLLDNWTSERQNFKFAIPLWLYKTQTADFIAKSVDRKMMIEELAVNEAQQQIAQVQQAYVNDSVLFAGQTPAYGDIDSPLAFNLINSFAVLNKATQIATTQVHSVEQAEAVAQRLITTKARKLQDVLVKETREAYANYDDAQLAIILANKRLNDYKQALSLRDVQSIYSIGSTNWIIEQTEINNAALVDIPAVSEYLAALNSQVVIQDIIKTKEAA encoded by the coding sequence ATGAACAAAAACTCCCCTTTAAAAAATACCGATCAAATGCTTTATAACCCTGATGCTTCACAAGATAGCTGTGGCGTCGGCTTTATTACTCACAAGCAAAGCAAACAAACTCATGATTTGCTCAATAAAGCGCACGAAGCGCTTTGTACCATTCCACATCGAGGTGGTATGAGTGCTGAAGGCATCGGCGATGGTGCTGGAGTCAACATTGACTTATCACTTAAATTTTTTCGTAAAGTCACTGAAAATAAGGACTTGGAATTAGGTCAATTTGGTGTTGCTAACTTTTTCTTCCCGGAAGATCATAGTCACTACGATTCAGCTGCACATGATTTAGTTGATAACCATTTAAAAGAATTTAATTTGCCTATTCTCAAATGGCGCGATATCCCTGTTGATAATAGTGTTTTAAACGATGCATCAATTAGTGCACAACTACCTATTAAGCAGGTCATTTTTGGCCGTCCTGCTGCACTTAAAAATGCCAGTCATGAAGAATTTGAATTTTTCATTCAAGATGTTTTATTAACCATTGAAGAAGAAGGCTTTACGCGTCACGAATTAGATGGCTTTTATCCATTATCAATGAGTTCACGCACGCAGGTTTACAAAGGTCGTTTAAATTCATTTGAAGTGATTCCTTACTTTACTGATTTGTACGATAGAGACCACGAAATTAATACCCTGTTCTTCCATACGCGTTTCTCTACCAATACTGCCCCTGCAACCATGATGGCACAGCCATTCCGTTACATGGCGCATAATGGTGAATTGAATACCGATAAGAAAAATCGTTTAAGCGAAAAAGCCATTGCCAGACAACATGGCAAACACTTAGTCTTCCCACTGGGTCAATCCGACTCCAGCCGTTTAGACCAAACTTTATCGCGCCGCATTCACGAAGATAAACTCGATATTGTCACCGCTATTTTAGCGATGATGCCGCCAGCCTGGGAAAATGATACGACGCTTTCTGCGGACGTGAAAGCCATGCTGGAATACTTTAGTTTATATGAAGAAAAAAACGACGGCCCGGCCGCATTAATATTCAATGATGGCTTACGTGTTGGTGCGCGTTTAGATCGCCTTGGCTTACGCCCATTACGCTCTGTTGAAACCACAGATTATATTGCCGTGATGTCGGAAGCAGGTCAAATTGACTTTCCTTCTCAAGATGTCTTAAAGCGCGGCCGTATCGAAGCGGGCGGCATGATATATTTTGACCATACAACTGGCGAAGCATACGATAGCCACCAGGTTATGGAGCGCTTAGCCAAAGAAACTGATTACCACGCTTTATTAAAAGCACGTGCGATTCATTTAGATGAATTAGCTGCAATTGAATTAAGCAGTGTTGATAATCAGCATGCGTTTAATATTGATCAACAGCATACTGCCTACTCACTCAACCAAGAAAGTTTTAAATTCTTATTAGATCCTATGCTCAGTACAGGTCTAGAGAAAATTTCTGCGATGGGTTACGGACTTGCACCTAATGCACTCTCTAGCGCAGAAGGCGGCATGTCACGCTATTTTAGCCAACGCTTTGCGCAAGTAACCAATCCACCACTGGATTCATTACGTGAAAGTGATGGCATGACCTTACGTGTTGCACTTGGAGCCAAACCTAATTTCTCCGAAGGTAGTAGCAAACAATTGGTTATCAATTCGCCAATTATACAGCGCACCCAGTTAGCACAAATACGCCAACAAGCCACTGTTAGTACAGTCACTATCGATGCCTTATACGATATCGATACCAACGATGCAGAGCAGAATAAAAAAAACCTGCAACAAGCTTTAACTACAGTTTGTCAGCAAGTAGGTCAAGCTGCGAGTAATAATACTGGCATCATTATTCTAAGCGATATTAATATCAGTGCGGAACAAGCAGCCATTCCAGCATTATTACTTATTTCAGCCGCTAACCAACATTTAGTACAAGAAGGCTTGCGCTTTAATTCATCATTAATTTCCGAAACTGGTCAGGCCGTTAGCGCCCATGATGTAGCGACCATTCTTGGTTTTGGTGCCTCAGCAATTTGTCCTTTAAGTGTACATAATCGTGTCCTTTCAGAATACAGCACCGATCAACAACAAGCTGCATTAGACCGCTACCAAAAAGCCGTCGAAAAATCGCTGATGAAAACGATGGGGAAATTCGGCCTCTGTACGGCAGAAAGCTATATCGGTGGCGAATTTTTTGAGTCTAACTATATAGATACTAACGAGCCGGCTTTACAAGTTTATTTCCCCAATATTAATTCATCAGTTGGTGGAATACGTTTTGCAGATATTGCTGCTAGCGCAGCTGAATGGCATGCAAAAGCCTTAAGCGTTACTGCCGAAAGCGACATTCCTTTCTTGGGCTTATTTAAAGAGCGTAATGAAGGCGCAGGACATACTTTTGGCAATGCTTCGGTACGTGAATATATTCACATGACCGATGAAGATATCTTATATATCAACCAAGAAAAATCACCTGAAGTCAGTGATAATGCCTATGCTGATTTTGGTTATGAAAAACGGTCTCCCGAGCAAATTGATAGCTTTGGCATCACACCTGCTTATCGCAACTTCACTCGCATCCTAACTGAAGAACGAGATAGCCGCCCTGCTGCTTTGCGTGATGTATTGAGCTACCCTGCAGACATTTCACGCGCCAAAGAAACAGCAGAATTTGATGCTATTTTAGGCAAACAGAATTTACAAGGTAATATTAATTTCTGTATTCGCGGCTTAGCAGTGACTAAACATGATGCTGGCTTTAGTATCGCCTTTAGCGATGACAACTCTAAACAACGCCTAGAAAATTTAGCCGCGCACTTTAAGGCACGCTTCAATGATGGTAGTGCTGAGTTAATCGTTACAGATAACACCATTGAAATAAGCTTTGCTGCGGCAACTAGCAGTACCTTTGCTAGTTACCTAACGCACATAAAAACGGCACATAACTTAATCAGCTTGAGCCAAGTACAACCAGCACATGAAATTACTGCTGTACTAGCGACAGGAGCCATGAGTCATGGTGCATTATTGGCCGAAGCACACGAAGCAGTTGCACAAGGCACAAATATTGCTGGCGCATTAAGCAACTCAGGTGAAGGTGGTGAACATTCCAGCCGTTACAACACGCTTAGATCCAGCAAAATCAAACAATTTGCTTCAGGTCGCTTTGGTGTTTGGGCAGGTTATCTTGCCGATTTAAATATTGAAGAAATTGAAATTAAGATTGCCCAAGGTGCAAAACCTGGTGAAGGTGGTCAGTTACCAGCCGCTAAAGTTTCTGTAGAAATTGCAGCAGCACGAGGTGGCACACCTAAAGTTGAATTAATCAGCCCTCCTCCGCATCATGATACTTATTCGATTGAAGATTTAGGCCAATTAATTCACGATGCTAAAGCAGCTCGCGTAAAAGTTGTCGTTAAACTGGTATCTTCTGAAGGTATTGGCACCATTGCTGTTGGGGTTGCCAAAGCAGGTGCTGATGTCATCAACGTTGCTGGTAACACGGGTGGTACAGGAGCTGCAGCAGTAACGAGCTTGAAAAACACAGGTCGTTCACCAGAAATTGGTATTGCTGAAGTACATCAAGCATTAGCAGCTAATGGCTTGCGCGATAAAGTTGTGCTACGTTGTAGTGCCGCACATCAAAATGGTTCCGATGTCGTTAAGTCTGCCATTTTAGGAGCTGACTCGTTTGAGTTTGGTACCACGGCATTAATGATGCTGCGCTGTGTAATGGCGAAAAACTGTAACGTACGCTGCCCTGCTGGCTTAACAACCATCCATGAAGAGTTCAAAGGCGACCCGCGCGTATTAGCGCAATACTTTATGAACTTGGCACATGAAGTGCGTGAAATTTTAGCGGCACTAGGCTACCAAAGCTTATTGGAAATACGCGGACAAACCGACTTATTACACTTGATGGATCATGAGTGCATGGTGGGGCAAATGGATTTCACCAAGTTGCTTAACTATGTACCCATCATTAAAGTAGCAAACCCGGTTTATTTAGAAGCTGACTTTTCTATTGACGATAAAATTATCGAGCAATTTAAAACTGGCTTTATTAATGGTACCCAGCAACAAGTCATTGTTGAAGGTTCTGATTTCAAGCTGAATAACCGCCATAAAACAGTTGGCGGACAAACGGCTCTGGATATTGAACGTACCCTTGCTTATGAATTGAATGAGCAGCAAATAACTGATAACTCCAAGATTTATATCAACCAACATAAACGTCGTTATTTAGCACCTGACAGCCTAGTGGTGCGTACGCACGGTTCGGCAGGGCAAAGTTATGGTGCTTTCAATAATGATGGCATGCGCTTGGAACATACTGGCACCTGTAATGACGGAGTGGGTAAAACGGCTTGTGGCGGTACCATTATTATTAAATCACCAGGCGGTGGGCATAAAGTACCAGGTGAAAATGTCTTAGTCGGTAACTTTACGTTATTTGGAGCGACTGGCGGTAAAACCTTCATTAACGGTGAAGCGGGCGACCGTTTCGCAGTCCGTAATTCAGGTGCGATGGCTGTTGTTGAAGGTGTCGGTGATTTTGCCTGTGAATACATGACTAATGGCGCAGTCCTTAACCTGGGTAGCTTTGGTAAAGGCTTCTGTAACGGCATGTCTGGGGGGAATGCCTACCAGTATGACCCTGAAGACAAATTAGCCAACCTTTATGATGCCTCGTCAGTTGAAATCAGAGAGCTAACAGAAGATAGCGACACGGCTCGTGCACATGAGCAGTTTGTACTTTATATGCTGGAACAACATGCAGAATACGCAGAATCCAGTGTTGCACAAAAACTGCTAGATAACTGGACAAGCGAACGTCAGAACTTTAAGTTTGCTATTCCATTATGGTTATACAAAACTCAAACAGCAGACTTTATTGCCAAGTCGGTTGATCGTAAAATGATGATTGAAGAACTGGCTGTTAATGAAGCTCAACAACAAATAGCACAAGTACAGCAAGCTTATGTCAATGATAGCGTACTCTTTGCAGGGCAAACACCTGCTTACGGTGATATTGACAGCCCGTTAGCTTTTAACTTGATTAATAGCTTTGCAGTACTCAATAAAGCAACTCAGATTGCAACGACACAAGTACACAGTGTCGAGCAAGCCGAAGCCGTAGCACAGCGACTTATTACAACTAAAGCACGTAAATTACAAGATGTCTTAGTCAAAGAAACCCGCGAAGCGTATGCTAATTATGATGATGCGCAATTGGCAATTATATTGGCAAATAAACGCCTCAATGACTATAAACAAGCATTGAGCCTACGTGATGTGCAAAGTATTTACTCTATTGGTTCAACCAACTGGATTATTGAGCAAACAGAAATCAATAATGCTGCTTTAGTCGATATTCCAGCTGTTTCTGAGTATTTAGCCGCATTGAATAGCCAAGTTGTTATTCAAGACATTATCAAAACCAAAGAAGCTGCATAA
- a CDS encoding sulfate-transporting ATPase produces the protein MAQYIFSMNRVGKIVPPKKHILKNISLSFFPGAKIGVLGLNGSGKSTLLRIMAGVDTEIEGEAIPMKGINIGYLAQEPQLNPDKNVRGNVEEGFGEIQEVLNRYNAINDAFADPNADFDALLAEQAELQEKIETANAWELERELEIAADALRLPPWDADVTKLSGGEKRRVALCRLLLSKPDMLLLDEPTNHLDAESVAWLERFLHDYPGTVVAVTHDRYFLDNVAGWILELDRGQGIPWEGNYSSWLEQKQNRLEQEEKQETSRQKAMKAELEWVRSNAKGRHAKSKARLARFDELSSQEAQKRNETQEIYIPPGPRLGDMVIEAEHINKGFGERLLIEDLSFKLPPGGIVGIIGPNGAGKTTLFRMMSDMETADSGAIKLGATVQLSHVDQSRDNLDDNKTVWEEISDGLDLITVGTYETPSRSYCGRFNFKGGDQQKRIGDLSGGERNRVHLAKLLRSGGNVLLLDEPTNDLDVETLRALEEALLAFPGCAVVISHDRWFLDRIATHMLAFEGDSKVVWFEGNYEDYEADRHKRLGTDADKPQRIKYKKISH, from the coding sequence ATGGCTCAATATATTTTCTCTATGAATCGGGTGGGCAAAATTGTCCCACCTAAAAAGCATATTTTAAAAAATATTTCTTTATCTTTTTTCCCTGGCGCAAAAATTGGCGTACTGGGTTTAAATGGCTCAGGTAAATCAACCTTACTACGCATTATGGCGGGTGTAGATACAGAAATAGAAGGGGAAGCCATTCCGATGAAAGGTATCAACATCGGTTACCTAGCGCAAGAACCCCAATTAAATCCAGATAAAAATGTGCGTGGTAATGTCGAAGAAGGCTTTGGCGAAATTCAAGAAGTCTTAAATCGCTACAATGCCATTAATGATGCTTTTGCTGACCCTAATGCCGATTTTGATGCTTTATTAGCGGAACAAGCTGAATTGCAGGAAAAAATTGAAACGGCCAATGCGTGGGAATTAGAGCGTGAATTAGAAATCGCTGCGGATGCACTACGCCTCCCCCCTTGGGATGCAGATGTCACTAAACTATCAGGTGGGGAAAAGCGTCGCGTTGCACTCTGTCGCTTATTATTATCTAAACCCGACATGCTGCTATTAGATGAGCCCACCAACCACTTGGATGCCGAGTCAGTTGCATGGCTAGAACGTTTCTTGCATGACTACCCAGGTACCGTTGTGGCAGTCACGCATGATAGATACTTCTTGGATAATGTTGCCGGCTGGATCTTGGAGCTGGATAGAGGCCAAGGTATTCCTTGGGAAGGTAATTACTCTTCTTGGTTAGAGCAAAAACAAAACCGTTTAGAGCAAGAAGAAAAACAAGAAACCTCACGCCAAAAAGCAATGAAAGCTGAGCTGGAATGGGTGCGTTCCAACGCTAAAGGCCGGCATGCAAAAAGTAAGGCACGTTTAGCTCGTTTTGATGAACTCTCTTCGCAAGAAGCACAAAAACGTAATGAAACTCAAGAAATCTATATCCCACCTGGCCCACGCCTAGGGGATATGGTGATTGAAGCCGAGCATATTAACAAAGGCTTTGGTGAGCGTTTACTCATTGAAGATTTAAGCTTTAAACTGCCACCTGGTGGTATCGTTGGTATTATTGGCCCTAATGGAGCAGGTAAAACCACCCTATTCCGGATGATGTCCGATATGGAAACAGCGGATTCAGGTGCAATCAAACTGGGGGCGACGGTACAACTCTCACATGTTGACCAATCCCGTGATAACTTGGATGATAACAAAACCGTTTGGGAAGAAATTTCTGATGGCTTAGACCTAATCACCGTCGGCACTTATGAAACACCATCACGTTCCTATTGTGGTCGCTTTAACTTTAAAGGCGGCGATCAACAAAAACGTATTGGTGATTTATCAGGTGGAGAGCGTAACCGTGTCCATTTAGCTAAACTGCTCCGTAGTGGCGGTAATGTTCTCTTATTAGATGAGCCTACCAACGATTTAGATGTCGAAACCTTACGAGCATTGGAGGAGGCCTTACTTGCCTTCCCAGGCTGTGCCGTGGTGATTTCGCATGATCGCTGGTTCTTGGATAGAATCGCTACCCATATGCTGGCATTTGAAGGCGATAGTAAAGTTGTCTGGTTTGAAGGTAATTATGAAGATTATGAAGCCGATCGTCACAAACGTTTAGGTACTGATGCCGATAAGCCACAACGTATTAAGTACAAGAAAATTAGTCATTAA